The proteins below come from a single Aegilops tauschii subsp. strangulata cultivar AL8/78 chromosome 6, Aet v6.0, whole genome shotgun sequence genomic window:
- the LOC109734767 gene encoding uncharacterized protein → MADAPLYKQHRRYTRELHDVDLHGNHKLHVICTSKGEDVDKMLSTLRRKLGGMPIKLVGVDVEYTHYVKPQRAAVLQLCLEKECLVYHIAAAKDRPMELDKFLMNGEYTFVDSPLKETKAS, encoded by the exons ATGGCGGATGCACCTCTGTACAAGCAGCACCGCAGGTACACCAGGGAGCTCCACGACGTTGACCTCCACGGCAACCACAAGCTCCACGTCATTTGCACAAGCAAGGGTGAAGACGTGGACAAGATGTTGTCCACGCTCAGGAGGAAGCTCGGCGGAATGCCCATCAAACTAGTCGGCGTTGATGTCGAGTACACGCACTACGTGAAGCCACAGCGGGCGGCAGTGCTCCAGCTATGCCTAGAAAAAGAATGCCTTGTCTACCACATCGCTGCAGCTAAAGACAG GCCAATGgaactagacaaattcctcatgaATGGTGAGTACACCTTCGTGGATTCGCCATTGAAGGAGACAAAAGCCAGCTGA